A single Bifidobacterium asteroides DNA region contains:
- the rho gene encoding transcription termination factor Rho, which yields MKLPELKELARQLGLRGISGMRKPVLIETIEAARSGGKAPEGVTVGKPKAAAAVAKGGQAADQQQPTNQEAKSSAEGGQESTETKESKDDRPVGDLFDVLGIDDHKSGHSEHRNRFPHTVADEENVVISRRRHRNTDSSRGSHTNRGRNEREHGEEREGSGSGSVRNLDDILAALPSRNDRPRRRSYEDRGDEGRDYRHNGYDRRNRGDRNDRNDRRNRNNHRSSNRDRDYEPRENFKPEDLVPVAGIVDVLDSYAFVRTSGYLPGPNDVYISMGQVKKYGLRKGDAVHGSIRPPREGEHRNQRQKFVPLQAIDTINGMSVEDAAGRPHFNKLTPLYPQERMRMETQPKNITGRLIDIVAPIGKGQRGLIVSPPKAGKTLTLQSIANSITANNPEVHLMVVLVDERPEEVTDMERTVQGEVISSTFDRPASDHTTVAELAIERAKRLVELGQDVVVLLDSMTRLARAYNISAPASGRILSGGVDAQALYPPKRFFGAARNIENGGSLTIISSALVETGSKMDEVIFEEFKGTGNMELRLTRDLADKRMFPAIDINASGTRREELITAPEELAVVYRLRRLLGGMETEQAYQTLVPRLKKTATNRDFLSAINQSMLAQK from the coding sequence ATGAAGCTGCCCGAACTCAAGGAATTGGCCAGGCAGCTGGGGTTGCGCGGTATTTCCGGCATGCGCAAGCCGGTCCTGATCGAGACGATCGAGGCGGCACGCTCGGGCGGCAAGGCCCCTGAGGGAGTAACCGTTGGCAAGCCCAAGGCTGCGGCCGCCGTGGCCAAGGGAGGCCAGGCCGCCGATCAGCAGCAGCCGACAAACCAGGAGGCGAAGTCCTCCGCGGAAGGCGGACAGGAGTCCACGGAGACCAAGGAATCCAAGGATGATCGTCCTGTCGGAGACCTCTTCGATGTTTTGGGCATTGACGATCATAAGAGCGGCCATAGCGAGCACCGGAACCGCTTCCCCCATACCGTGGCCGACGAGGAGAACGTGGTCATATCCCGGCGGCGTCACCGCAACACGGATTCATCCCGGGGCTCCCATACCAACCGTGGCCGGAACGAGCGTGAGCATGGCGAGGAGCGCGAAGGCTCCGGCTCCGGTTCAGTGCGAAATTTGGACGACATTCTGGCAGCACTGCCCTCACGTAATGACCGTCCTCGTCGGCGCAGCTACGAGGATCGCGGCGATGAAGGGCGTGACTACCGGCACAACGGCTATGATCGTCGAAACCGGGGCGATCGCAATGACCGCAACGATCGACGCAATCGCAACAACCACCGCAGCAGCAACCGGGATCGTGACTATGAGCCCAGGGAGAACTTCAAGCCCGAGGATCTGGTCCCCGTGGCAGGCATTGTGGATGTGCTGGACTCTTACGCCTTCGTGCGCACCTCCGGTTACCTGCCTGGTCCCAACGACGTTTACATCTCCATGGGTCAGGTCAAGAAGTACGGCTTGCGCAAGGGCGATGCCGTGCACGGATCCATCCGTCCTCCTCGCGAGGGCGAGCATCGCAATCAGCGCCAGAAATTCGTTCCTCTGCAGGCCATCGACACCATTAACGGCATGAGCGTGGAGGATGCAGCAGGACGCCCTCACTTCAACAAGCTGACCCCCCTCTACCCGCAGGAGCGTATGCGGATGGAGACCCAGCCCAAGAACATCACCGGTCGCCTGATCGACATCGTCGCCCCCATCGGCAAGGGCCAGCGCGGTCTGATCGTTTCGCCGCCCAAGGCCGGCAAGACCCTGACCCTGCAGTCCATCGCCAACTCCATCACCGCCAACAACCCCGAGGTTCATCTGATGGTGGTCCTGGTGGATGAACGGCCCGAGGAGGTCACCGACATGGAGCGCACGGTTCAGGGCGAGGTCATCTCCTCCACCTTCGACCGCCCAGCCAGCGATCACACCACCGTGGCCGAGCTGGCCATCGAACGGGCCAAGCGCCTGGTGGAGCTGGGGCAGGATGTGGTGGTCCTGCTGGACTCCATGACCCGTCTGGCCCGCGCCTACAACATCTCGGCTCCCGCCTCCGGCCGCATCCTCTCCGGCGGCGTGGACGCTCAGGCCCTCTACCCGCCCAAGCGCTTCTTCGGCGCCGCCCGCAACATCGAGAACGGCGGCTCCCTGACCATCATCTCATCGGCCTTGGTGGAAACCGGGTCCAAGATGGACGAGGTCATCTTCGAGGAGTTCAAGGGCACCGGCAACATGGAGCTGAGGCTGACCAGGGACCTGGCCGACAAGCGTATGTTCCCCGCCATCGACATCAACGCTTCCGGCACCCGGCGCGAGGAGCTGATCACCGCGCCCGAAGAGTTGGCTGTGGTCTACCGGCTGCGTCGCCTCCTGGGCGGCATGGAGACCGAGCAGGCCTACCAGACTCTGGTACCCAGGCTGAAGAAGACGGCCACCAACCGGGACTTCCTGTCGGCTATCAACCAGTCCATGCTGGCTCAGAAGTGA
- a CDS encoding RCC1 domain-containing protein encodes MKAQKNGTWTATTPPHAPGLVDVALAWTLNDQEQTQVHLPFRYLARRVTVTFQSESDSPAPPSQSLEAGERAVRPSADPTKAGCRFDGWFLGKTAYDFSKPVTSSMTLKAHWSPENQNWSMTPDHGTEMGGTKVTLTPPALRGIRFSQVSAGSHWSLALGSDGKAYAWGKNNSGQLGNANIAKGGTSTMPVRVDMPEKAEANFVFTQVSAGRDYGLALGSDGKAYAWGNNDIGQLGDSTLNAQGRPHLVPGLPDKIRSISAGGGHALALDSQGRVWSWGANQYGQLGLDNAGGDTVSPDGRTSPAMVTGIPATTTAISAGSRYSLAMTVDGQVYAWGTNDSGQLGDASLPVSAGGANPTPSAVQGLTGEMSAISAGDHQALALDSQGRIWTWGQVKGENKKTPALLTLPDGLPTGFAITQISAGTGASSALGSDGQILTWSNAAEGTDPAFLAKPEDVSADFSFTAVSTGDPSSLALGSDGLAYGWGADDSGQLGDDQSGPDLNSKTPQAVVIRSLVKTVTFAGLATEGTPQYQNGTWLAITPRYRPGQVDTVIQWSLVGVDQKDQTLPYTYDQLAVLPLTGSTGVILLIIAGLLGMGAAMAARFHRRENKMAA; translated from the coding sequence ATGAAGGCGCAAAAGAACGGGACCTGGACGGCTACCACCCCGCCGCACGCACCAGGGCTGGTGGATGTGGCCCTGGCGTGGACTTTGAACGATCAAGAACAGACCCAGGTCCACCTGCCCTTCCGCTACCTGGCGCGCCGGGTGACCGTAACCTTCCAGTCGGAGAGCGATTCACCGGCACCACCCAGCCAGAGTCTGGAAGCGGGAGAGCGGGCAGTCCGCCCCAGCGCTGATCCAACCAAGGCCGGCTGCCGCTTCGACGGCTGGTTCCTAGGCAAAACCGCCTACGACTTCTCCAAGCCAGTCACCAGCTCCATGACGCTCAAGGCCCACTGGAGCCCTGAGAATCAGAACTGGAGCATGACCCCGGACCATGGAACCGAGATGGGCGGGACGAAGGTCACCCTGACGCCGCCAGCCCTGCGGGGCATTCGCTTCAGCCAGGTCAGTGCCGGTTCCCACTGGTCCCTGGCCTTAGGGTCCGATGGGAAGGCCTACGCCTGGGGCAAGAACAACAGCGGCCAGCTGGGCAATGCGAACATCGCCAAGGGCGGCACCAGCACCATGCCGGTCCGAGTGGACATGCCTGAGAAGGCGGAGGCCAACTTCGTCTTCACCCAGGTCAGCGCGGGCCGGGATTATGGCCTTGCTCTAGGTTCCGATGGAAAGGCCTACGCTTGGGGCAACAACGACATTGGCCAGCTGGGCGACTCCACCCTGAATGCCCAGGGCCGGCCCCATCTGGTACCTGGTCTGCCTGACAAGATCCGGTCCATCAGCGCCGGCGGCGGACATGCCTTGGCTCTGGATTCCCAGGGACGAGTCTGGTCCTGGGGCGCCAACCAATACGGTCAGCTGGGCCTGGATAACGCCGGCGGCGATACCGTCTCGCCAGACGGGCGAACCAGCCCTGCCATGGTGACCGGAATCCCGGCTACTACAACGGCAATAAGCGCCGGAAGCCGGTATTCACTAGCCATGACCGTGGATGGACAAGTCTACGCCTGGGGCACCAATGATTCCGGCCAGCTGGGCGACGCCTCCCTGCCAGTGAGCGCTGGCGGCGCCAACCCCACGCCGTCTGCCGTTCAGGGATTGACGGGCGAGATGAGCGCCATCAGCGCCGGAGACCACCAGGCTCTGGCCCTGGATTCCCAAGGACGCATCTGGACCTGGGGACAGGTCAAGGGCGAGAACAAGAAAACCCCTGCCCTATTGACCCTTCCCGACGGACTGCCGACGGGATTTGCCATTACACAGATCAGCGCCGGCACCGGAGCATCCTCCGCCCTGGGCTCCGATGGACAGATCCTGACCTGGAGCAATGCCGCAGAAGGCACAGATCCCGCATTCTTGGCCAAACCCGAGGACGTGTCTGCAGATTTCAGCTTCACTGCCGTCAGCACGGGCGACCCGAGCTCATTGGCCCTAGGCTCCGACGGCCTGGCCTACGGATGGGGTGCCGACGATTCCGGCCAGCTGGGCGACGACCAGTCCGGACCGGACCTGAACAGCAAGACGCCACAGGCTGTTGTGATCAGAAGCCTGGTTAAGACGGTCACCTTCGCCGGACTGGCTACAGAGGGAACCCCGCAGTACCAGAACGGCACCTGGTTGGCAATCACTCCTCGTTACAGGCCCGGGCAGGTGGATACCGTCATTCAATGGAGCCTGGTAGGCGTGGATCAAAAGGATCAGACCCTGCCCTACACCTACGACCAGTTGGCTGTCCTGCCCCTGACCGGCAGCACTGGCGTGATTCTGCTGATCATAGCTGGCCTGCTGGGCATGGGAGCCGCCATGGCTGCCAGATTCCATCGGCGGGAGAACAAAATGGCAGCATGA